A stretch of the Myripristis murdjan chromosome 24, fMyrMur1.1, whole genome shotgun sequence genome encodes the following:
- the il17a/f3 gene encoding interleukin 17a/f3, which produces MLLAFRALLVLGLVALLHGNHSVKVQLGTKQKNKTVRLILDNTLQSHIGSMSASRTANMSLSPWTYRSSCVASRFPQRISYAQCLTSGCVSPHGEGEDMALEAKPIYYQVLVLHREKIHGWNKNKQRKKYAFRLATETITVGCTCVRPSVVAQH; this is translated from the exons ATGCTTTTG GCATTCAGAGCTTTGCTGGTGCTGGGCCTGGTGGCGCTGCTGCACGGGAATCACTCGGTGAAGGTGCAGCTGGGGACCAAACAGAAGAACAAGACCGTGAGGCTCATCCTGGACAACACACTGCAGTCTCACATCGGCAGCATGTCCGCTTCACGCACTGCCAACATGTCTCTCTCACCATGGACTTACAG aAGCTCCTGTGTGGCGTCTCGGTTTCCCCAGAGGATCTCCTACGCTCAGTGTCTGACCTCTGGCTGTGTGAGCCCACATGGAGAGGGGGAGGACATGGCGCTGGAGGCCAAACCCATCTACTACCAAGTCCTGGTGCTCCACAG agaaaaaatacatgggtggaacaaaaacaaacaaaggaagaaGTATGCCTTCAGACTGGCGACAGAGACCATCACCGTGGGCTGTACCTGTGTGAGGCCCAGTGTCGTCGCCCAACACTGA